The following proteins are encoded in a genomic region of Mycobacterium kiyosense:
- the purB gene encoding adenylosuccinate lyase, giving the protein MSIPNVLAARYASAEMVAIWSPEAKIVAERRLWLAVLRAQARLGVEVPAAAIDDYERVLDNVDLASIAARERVLRHDVKARIEEFNALAGHEHVHKGMTSRDLTENVEQLQIRQSLELVFAHGVAVVARLAEKAVSHRDLVMAGRSHNVAAQATTLGKRFASAAQETLIALTRLRELIDRYPLRGVKGPMGTAQDMLDLLGGDAGKLAELERQTAEFLGFATVLNSVGQVYPRSLDHDVISALVQLGAGPSSLAHTIRLMAGHELVTEGFAAGQVGSSAMPHKMNTRSCERVNGLQVVLRGYASMAAELAGAQWNEGDVFCSVVRRVALPDSFFAIDGQIETFLTVLDEFGAYPAVIQRELDRYLPFLATTKVLIAAVRAGMGREAAHHVIREHAVATALAMREHGAEPDLLDRLAADARLPLDRAALDAALADKAAFTGAAGDQVDEIAAAVQQLVARYPEAAKYVPGAIL; this is encoded by the coding sequence GTGAGCATTCCGAACGTTCTGGCGGCGCGGTACGCCAGCGCCGAGATGGTGGCGATCTGGTCGCCCGAGGCCAAGATCGTCGCGGAGCGGCGGCTGTGGCTGGCGGTGCTGCGGGCCCAGGCCCGCCTCGGCGTCGAGGTTCCCGCCGCGGCCATCGACGACTACGAGCGGGTTCTCGACAACGTGGACCTGGCCTCCATCGCCGCCCGCGAGCGGGTGCTGCGCCACGACGTCAAGGCCCGCATCGAGGAATTCAACGCCCTGGCCGGTCACGAGCACGTGCATAAAGGGATGACCAGCCGCGACCTCACCGAGAACGTCGAGCAGCTGCAGATCCGGCAGTCGCTGGAGCTGGTGTTCGCCCACGGGGTGGCGGTGGTGGCCCGGCTCGCGGAAAAGGCGGTGTCCCACCGCGACCTGGTTATGGCCGGGCGCAGTCACAATGTCGCCGCCCAGGCCACCACCTTGGGCAAACGGTTCGCCTCGGCCGCGCAGGAGACCCTGATCGCGCTGACCAGGCTGCGCGAGTTGATCGACCGCTACCCGCTGCGCGGCGTGAAGGGGCCGATGGGCACCGCGCAGGACATGCTCGACCTGCTCGGCGGCGACGCCGGCAAACTGGCCGAACTCGAGCGCCAGACAGCCGAATTCCTGGGCTTCGCAACGGTTTTGAACAGCGTCGGCCAGGTGTATCCGCGTTCGCTGGATCATGACGTGATTTCCGCGCTGGTGCAGTTGGGTGCCGGGCCGTCGTCGCTGGCCCACACCATCCGGTTGATGGCCGGCCACGAGCTGGTCACCGAGGGCTTCGCCGCGGGCCAGGTCGGTTCCTCGGCGATGCCGCACAAGATGAACACGCGCAGCTGCGAGCGGGTCAACGGCCTGCAGGTGGTGCTGCGCGGGTATGCCTCGATGGCCGCCGAACTGGCCGGCGCGCAGTGGAACGAGGGTGACGTGTTCTGCTCGGTGGTGCGCCGGGTTGCGTTGCCGGACAGCTTCTTTGCCATCGACGGACAGATCGAGACGTTCCTGACGGTGCTCGACGAGTTCGGCGCCTACCCCGCGGTGATCCAGCGTGAGCTGGACCGCTACCTGCCATTCCTGGCCACCACCAAGGTGTTGATCGCCGCGGTGCGCGCCGGCATGGGGCGGGAAGCGGCCCACCACGTGATCCGCGAGCACGCGGTGGCCACCGCGCTGGCCATGCGTGAACACGGCGCCGAGCCCGACCTGCTGGACCGGTTGGCCGCCGATGCGCGGTTGCCGCTGGATCGGGCGGCGTTGGATGCGGCGCTGGCCGACAAGGCGGCGTTCACCGGGGCGGCCGGTGATCAGGTCGACGAAATCGCCGCAGCGGTGCAGCAACTGGTGGCGCGGTATCCGGAGGCGGCCAAGTACGTGCCCGGGGCGATTCTGTGA